The Procambarus clarkii isolate CNS0578487 chromosome 4, FALCON_Pclarkii_2.0, whole genome shotgun sequence genomic sequence CCATTTCATGGAAAGAGGAGGACTTTGTTTAAGGAAGCAAGATCAAATAACCCATTCATACTACTGGCCATCCTTTCTCAATTGACCTTGATAGCGCTCTACCTAGTCTTACCTTTACATCGCACAATTCACAACAATTATTGTGAAGCAAAGCAACAAGCTCCTCTGGAAGACTCGGGTCAAGTTCGACTGGTACTGAAATGTAAAGTATTACTATATGAATATTTTGTAATACAAATATTAAATCAGTCTATACTCTATTACTTGGTGCAAAACAAATATTCATGACCAATTATTTGTATTGCATTAAATACAGTTAAAAACCAATAAagtatttattactgaaattaTGCACTTACAAGGTCTTTTGTTATTTGGTATTGGCTtcgagacaggtggtggtggttccggTTCTTTTCGCCTTGGAACCAAAGGACTGCCAACAATGGGTTCCAACTGGTTATTGATAGGAGTATCTATTTCTGAATCCTCTGGATAAAAATCATGCTCAAACTGTCTTCTCGGGGAAATGCCACCATTACTGTGTCTTGGTCGGAAGCTGTGTTGCTCTGAATAATGGTCAGCTGCATGAGGACGGTACGAAGGATGTTTTCTTTCTTGTGAATATTGGCGCCCTTGATGAGAGTAAGGGTGCTGCTGAGGGCGAGGATGTCTcgctggagggggagggggtggaggaggaCGAAGTGAACTAGAGGGCCTCATTTGGCGGtaatgtaggggtggtggtggtggggggtggaaatttggtgggtcatgaggtggaagaggagggggtgggggtgggtgaggAGGACGGCCATAGCCTCCCCAGTAGTCGTCATAACCTCCGTATGGTGATCTGCTAGGGCCGTACATATCTGGCGAGAAAAAATACTGTAATGCTAAAGGACATAAGGGATTACAAAAGgtacaaaaattacaaaaaaacATACAAAAATAAAACATAGATAAAGTATCTTTAGCACTTTGGCTGTAGTAACCTCTAGAAGATTGACCTAACCAAAGGAAGACAACCAGATGAgaacaaaattttaatttttgtttaattttagtAAATCTAATtccaaataagaacataagaacataagaacaaaggtaactgcagaaggcctattggcccatacgaggcagctcctattctataaccacccaatcccactcatatacttgtccaacccgtgcttgaaacaatcgagggaccccacctccacaatgttacgcggcaattggttccacaaatcaacaaccctgttactgaaccagtatttacccaagtctttcctaaatctaaacttatccaatttatatccattgtttcgtgttctgtcctgtgttgatacttttaataccctattaatatccccccggttatgtccattcatccacttgtaaacctctatcatgtcacccctaactcttcgcctttccagtgaatgcaacttaagctttgttaatctttcttcatatgaaagatttctaatttggggaattaacttagtcatcctactgctggacacgttcaagtgaatttatatccattctataatatggcgaccaaaactgaactgcataatctaaatggggcctaactagagcaagatatagcttgagaaccacaccaggtgtcttgttactaacgctgcgattaataaatccaagtgtccgatttgccttattacgaacatttatgcattgatccttttgttttaaattcttactaatcataactcccagatccctttcgcaatccgacttcgcaatcacaacaccatctagctcgtatcttgtaactctatcatcattacctaacctcagaactttacatttatcagcattaaactgcatctgccaatcctttgaccatttcaaaaccctatctagatcaacttgaagtgatagtgagtcctcctccgaattaatttcccttccgattttcgtatcatcggcaaatttgcaaatgttgctactcaaacctgaatctaaatcatttatata encodes the following:
- the LOC123749935 gene encoding zinc finger matrin-type protein 3 isoform X2, whose amino-acid sequence is MPNMYGPSRSPYGGYDDYWGGYGRPPHPPPPPPLPPHDPPNFHPPPPPPLHYRQMRPSSSLRPPPPPPPPARHPRPQQHPYSHQGRQYSQERKHPSYRPHAADHYSEQHSFRPRHSNGGISPRRQFEHDFYPEDSEIDTPINNQLEPIVGSPLVPRRKEPEPPPPVSKPIPNNKRPLPVELDPSLPEELVALLHNNCCELCDVKLNSRIQAKNHYEGKQHKKKMKNFIIEFLRKESQPAEKIPKIDLSTSKKKVEPLDVSQLHCKCCDLSFTSEQHAQQHYMGRNHQRVLHGLKPLKAGYYNKETGKWQRMPPDPRVSVERMGLNLEPSSEDEVGETPEKPVDLDAVKERGRFFCELCNVSATSQDQLDGHMTGQRHLKALRLNAKKATSPSTGP